One part of the Lycium ferocissimum isolate CSIRO_LF1 chromosome 8, AGI_CSIRO_Lferr_CH_V1, whole genome shotgun sequence genome encodes these proteins:
- the LOC132067465 gene encoding homeobox-leucine zipper protein HAT5 isoform X2, producing MEVGRVNESCNMTTTTTTNNVLLPNEKLSHCLWMSNSSTSFHGPATMVNFKDGELTKERPFFTQIDKEETSNDDYDTCFHQPEKKRRLLPNQVQFLEKSFEVDNKLEPERKVQLANELGLQPRQIAIWFQNRRARYKTKVLEKDYDVLKANFNKLKDDYDTLFKENENLRNEVNLLTDKWHRREKGKENSEKSEPISPVDAQEAKKSTPIVVTSNVPSIPKLVCKQEDASSAKSDVIDSDSPHYTDGNHSSNVLEPEPSDYSQDEDDNLSKSFLCLPEIGDQIQTNSCNLSFQIEDQPCWFWQY from the exons atggaagttggaagggttaatgaaagttgtaacatgactactactactactactaataatgtTTTGCTTCCAAATGAAAAACTTTCTCATTGTCTCTGGATGTCCAATTCTTCCACCTCTTTCCATG GGCCTGCAACAATGGTTAATTTCAAAGATGGAGAATTAACTAAAGAGAGGCCATTTTTCACACAAATTGAcaaagaagaaacaagcaatGATGATTATGATACTTGTTTTCACCAAccagaaaaaaagagaagactttTGCCTAATCAAGTTCAGTTTCTTGAGAAGAGTTTTGAGGTAGACAACAAGCTTGAACCAGAGAGGAAAGTTCAATTGGCTAATGAACTTGGGTTGCAACCTAGGCAAATTGCTATTTGGTTTCAAAACAGGCGTGCTAGATACAAGACTAAAGTACTTGAGAAGGACTATGACGTTTTGAAAGCTAACTTTAATAAACTGAAGGATGATTATGACACCCTTTTCAAGGAGAatgagaatttgagaaatgaG GTTAATTTGCTGACAGACAAATGGCATAGGAGGGAGAAAGGGAAGGAAAACTCAGAAAAAAGTGAACCAATTAGCCCAGTAGATGCACAAGAGGCTAAAAAATCAACTCCAATTGTTGTTACTTCAAATGTGCCAAGTATACCAAAGCTAGTGTGCAAACAAGAAGATGCAAGTTCAGCAAAAagtgatgttattgattcagataGTCCACATTATACTGATGGAAATCATTCTTCAAATGTACTTGAGCCAGAGCCATCTGATTATTCTCAAGATGAAGATGACAACTTAAGCAAGAGCTTTTTATGTTTACCAGAAATTGGGGATCAAATTCAAACTAATTCATGCAATCTGAGTTTCCAAATTGAGGATCAGCCTTGTTGGTTCTGGCAATATTAA
- the LOC132067465 gene encoding homeobox-leucine zipper protein HAT5 isoform X1, with the protein MEVGRVNESCNMTTTTTTNNVLLPNEKLSHCLWMSNSSTSFHGKRPATMVNFKDGELTKERPFFTQIDKEETSNDDYDTCFHQPEKKRRLLPNQVQFLEKSFEVDNKLEPERKVQLANELGLQPRQIAIWFQNRRARYKTKVLEKDYDVLKANFNKLKDDYDTLFKENENLRNEVNLLTDKWHRREKGKENSEKSEPISPVDAQEAKKSTPIVVTSNVPSIPKLVCKQEDASSAKSDVIDSDSPHYTDGNHSSNVLEPEPSDYSQDEDDNLSKSFLCLPEIGDQIQTNSCNLSFQIEDQPCWFWQY; encoded by the exons atggaagttggaagggttaatgaaagttgtaacatgactactactactactactaataatgtTTTGCTTCCAAATGAAAAACTTTCTCATTGTCTCTGGATGTCCAATTCTTCCACCTCTTTCCATGGTAAAA GGCCTGCAACAATGGTTAATTTCAAAGATGGAGAATTAACTAAAGAGAGGCCATTTTTCACACAAATTGAcaaagaagaaacaagcaatGATGATTATGATACTTGTTTTCACCAAccagaaaaaaagagaagactttTGCCTAATCAAGTTCAGTTTCTTGAGAAGAGTTTTGAGGTAGACAACAAGCTTGAACCAGAGAGGAAAGTTCAATTGGCTAATGAACTTGGGTTGCAACCTAGGCAAATTGCTATTTGGTTTCAAAACAGGCGTGCTAGATACAAGACTAAAGTACTTGAGAAGGACTATGACGTTTTGAAAGCTAACTTTAATAAACTGAAGGATGATTATGACACCCTTTTCAAGGAGAatgagaatttgagaaatgaG GTTAATTTGCTGACAGACAAATGGCATAGGAGGGAGAAAGGGAAGGAAAACTCAGAAAAAAGTGAACCAATTAGCCCAGTAGATGCACAAGAGGCTAAAAAATCAACTCCAATTGTTGTTACTTCAAATGTGCCAAGTATACCAAAGCTAGTGTGCAAACAAGAAGATGCAAGTTCAGCAAAAagtgatgttattgattcagataGTCCACATTATACTGATGGAAATCATTCTTCAAATGTACTTGAGCCAGAGCCATCTGATTATTCTCAAGATGAAGATGACAACTTAAGCAAGAGCTTTTTATGTTTACCAGAAATTGGGGATCAAATTCAAACTAATTCATGCAATCTGAGTTTCCAAATTGAGGATCAGCCTTGTTGGTTCTGGCAATATTAA